A genomic window from Zalophus californianus isolate mZalCal1 chromosome 13, mZalCal1.pri.v2, whole genome shotgun sequence includes:
- the HEMGN gene encoding hemogen — protein sequence MDLGKDQSHLKLHQTPNPHQEENHVPEVIGTWNLRNREQLRKRKAEAQEKQNLQWHFGEKKCKRPRTGKGNKRGRKRQQNTKLKEESQSQFKKDMMEKALAPMEKETEPPRSITEVLSLVASPKKVVPERQFSTVDQESIIHQENSSELQETVVQNHPSETCQDVADPGALSPKICQETAVLQGHPSKTCPDMAEPEALSLTMCQETAVFQNHPSRLCPDMAEPEALFPKMCQETAVVKVLPSKTPEDIADLEGCSLEAFPKPDMPKGYALETYQKRAEPEEYNSEPDQAMAEVESFFPKTEEIAVPKDLSTKTHQESVEPEHFSYETYKEIAVPKASSRNTVQEMPAPEEYPPEIYQETPGPEDCSPEIYQETLGPEDYSPGIYQETPGPEDYSPEIYQETLGPEDLSTKAYKNKDLPKECFSEPYQETGGPQGQDPKAHQEDAKDVYTFPREMREKPKAEEPEIPAIPNVPQEIHPENDVFSYVLF from the exons ATGGATTTGGGAAAGGACCAATCTCACTTGAAACTCCATCAGACACCTAATCCTCACCAAGAAGAGAACCATGTTCCAG AAGTCATTGGAACTTGGAATTTGCGAAACAGAGAGCAACTCAGAAAAAGGAAAGCTGAAGCACAAGAGAAGCAAAATTTGCAATGGCATTTTGG agagaaaaaatgcAAGCGGCCAaggacaggaaaaggaaataaaagaggcagaaagagacaacaaaatacaaaactgaaGGAGGAATCTCAGTCACAATTTAAAAAGGACATGATGGAGAAAGCACTGGCACCTATGGAGAAAGAGACTGAACCGCCTAGGAGTATAACCGAAGTGCTGTCCCTGGTAGCCTCTCCCAAAAAAGTTGTGCCTGAGAGACAATTTTCTACAGTGGATCAAGAAAGCATTATACATCAGGAAAATTCTTCTGAGTTACAAGAAACAGTGGTACAAAACCATCCTTCTGAAACATGCCAAGATGTGGCTGACCCTGGAGCCCTCTCTCCTAAAATATGCCAAGAAACAGCTGTACTTCAAGGCCATCCTTCTAAAACGTGTCCAGATATGGCTGAACCTGAAGCCCTCTCTCTTACAATGTGCCAGGAAACAGCCGTATTTCAAAACCATCCTTCCAGATTGTGCCCTGATATGGCTGAACCTGAAGCCCTCTTTCCTAAAATGTGCCAAGAAACAGCTGTAGTCAAAGTCCTTCCTTCTAAAACACCTGAAGACATAGCTGACCTGGAAGGATGCTCTCTTGAAGCATTCCCCAAACCAGATATGCCTAAAGGGTATGCTCTTGAAACATACCAAAAAAGAGCTGAACCTGAGGAATACAATTCTGAACCAGATCAAGCAATGGCTGAGGTTGAAAGCTTCTTtcctaaaacagaagaaatagctGTACCTAAAGACCTTTCTACAAAAACACACCAAGAGTCAGTTGAACCTGAACACTTCTCTTATGAAACATATAAAGAAATTGCTGTGCCTAAAGCATCCTCTCGAAACACAGTCCAAGAAATGCCTGCTCCTGAGGAATATCCACCTGAAATATATCAAGAAACACCTGGGCCTGAGGATTGTTCACCTGAAATATACCAAGAAACACTTGGGCCTGAAGACTATTCACCTGGAATATACCAAGAGACACCTGGGCCTGAAGACTATTCACCTGAAATATACCAAGAAACACTTGGGCCTGAAGATCTTTCTACTAAGGCATATAAAAATAAGGATCTGCCTAAAGAATGCTTTTCAGAACCATACCAAGAAACAGGTGGGCCCCAAGGCCAGGATCCTAAAGCACACCAGGAGGATGCTAAGGATGTTTATACTTTTCCTCGAG aaatgagagaaaaacccAAAGCAGAAGAACCAGAGATACCAGCAATTCCAAATGTTCC